Proteins encoded together in one Chiloscyllium plagiosum isolate BGI_BamShark_2017 chromosome 50, ASM401019v2, whole genome shotgun sequence window:
- the LOC122544593 gene encoding histone H2B type 1-O-like, whose protein sequence is MADEKKAQQASKKGAKKIIKKAPAKGGKKRKRTRKESYSIYIYKVMKQVHPDTGISSKAMSIMNSFVNDIFERIAGEASRLAHYNKRSTISSREIQTAVRLLLPGELAKHAVSEGTKAVTKYTSSK, encoded by the coding sequence ATGGCTGATGAGAAGAAAGCGCAGCAAGCCTCCAAGAAGGGCGCGAAGAAAATTATCAAGAAAGCGCCAGCGAAGGGAGGCAAGAAGAGGAAGCGGACCAGGAAAGAAAGTTACTCCATCTACATCTACAAAGTGATGAAGCAGGTTCACcccgacaccggcatctcctccAAGGCCATGAGCATCATGAACTCGTTCGTCAACGACATTTTCGAGCGCATCGCGGGGGAGGCTTCCCGCCTGGCCCATTACAACAAGCGCAGCACCATCAGCTCCCGGGAGATCCAGACCGCCGTGCGGCTGCTGCTGCCCGGGGAGCTGGCCAAGCACGCCGTGTCGGAGGGCACAAAGGCGGTGACCAAGTACACCAGCTCCAAGTGA
- the LOC122544626 gene encoding histone H3, whose translation MARTKQTARKSTGGKAPRKQLATKAARKSAPATGGVKKPHRYRPGTVALREIRRYQKSTELLIRKLPFQRLVREIAQDFKTDLRFQSSAVMALQEASEAYLVGLFEDTNLCAIHAKRVTIMPKDIQLARRIRGERA comes from the coding sequence ATGGCTCGAACCAAGCAGACAGCGCGCAAATCCACCGGAGGGAAAGCTCCCCGCAAACAGCTGGCGACCAAAGCGGCCCGCAAGAGCGCTCCGGCCACGGGCGGAGTGAAGAAGCCTCATCGCTACAGGCCCGGCACGGTGGCTCTGCGGGAGATCCGCCGCTACCAGAAATCCACCGAGCTGCTGATCCGCAAACTGCCCTTCCAGCGCCTGGTGCGAGAGATCGCTCAGGACTTCAAGACCGACCTGCGCTTCCAGAGCTCGGCGGTGATGGCCCTGCAGGAGGCCAGCGAGGCTTACCTGGTGGGACTGTTTGAGGACACCAACCTGTGTGCCATCCACGCCAAGCGGGTCACCATCATGCCCAAAGACATCCAGCTGGCCCGCCGGATCCGCGGGGAGCGCGCCTAA